The following proteins are co-located in the Komagataeibacter sp. FNDCF1 genome:
- a CDS encoding lactonase family protein, with protein sequence MSSNISRRAFATTLAAMGVPAVSRRAVAQVAAKPRIICYIGGYTQHGPPGGAGNGQGISVFEMNPDTSSLSPLMTYVDIASPSFMAMSADFRHLYALSEISDFNANGEGCVTAFSVNRSSGELTKLNVVRSGGAVPAHLSVHASGRYVLVANYMGGTVGVLPIHPDGGLGDPTDVVHNTGPRMPDRAADNPPGNFAISDHSSSHVHMVASDPSGRFVLACDAGLDRVYVWTLDLHTGRLVPAKTPFISMTPGSAPRHFSFNEKGTMIYILGEQDSKVVAASFNPQTGEIVPQQTVSTVTPHFRGSTLAAGILLSPNGKYLYVSNRLGDSLASFHVNDDGTLNLVEEIWMHADYGRAMMFDPSGNFLFCANQRSDSVTSFKVNAQTGVLDFTWNFTPVGSPTTFAFMSTV encoded by the coding sequence ATGAGCAGCAACATCTCCCGCCGCGCCTTCGCCACCACCCTGGCAGCAATGGGCGTGCCCGCCGTGTCGCGCCGCGCCGTGGCACAGGTCGCAGCCAAGCCACGCATCATCTGCTATATCGGCGGCTATACCCAGCACGGGCCGCCGGGCGGTGCTGGCAACGGGCAGGGGATTTCCGTGTTTGAAATGAACCCGGATACAAGCAGCCTCTCGCCGCTCATGACCTATGTGGACATTGCCAGCCCCTCCTTCATGGCCATGTCGGCGGATTTCAGACATCTGTATGCCCTGAGTGAAATCAGTGACTTCAACGCCAACGGGGAAGGCTGCGTCACCGCGTTTTCCGTCAACCGCTCCAGTGGCGAACTGACCAAGCTCAATGTGGTGCGCTCGGGCGGTGCCGTGCCCGCGCACCTGAGCGTGCATGCATCGGGCAGATACGTGCTGGTAGCCAACTACATGGGGGGTACGGTCGGCGTGCTGCCCATCCACCCCGATGGCGGACTGGGTGACCCGACGGACGTGGTGCACAATACCGGGCCACGGATGCCCGACCGGGCAGCAGACAACCCGCCTGGCAATTTTGCGATAAGCGACCATTCCAGTTCGCATGTGCACATGGTGGCGTCCGACCCGTCGGGCCGGTTCGTGCTGGCGTGCGATGCCGGGCTGGACAGGGTATATGTATGGACGCTTGACCTGCATACCGGCCGCCTCGTGCCCGCAAAGACTCCGTTCATCTCCATGACGCCGGGCTCCGCGCCGCGCCACTTCTCGTTCAATGAGAAGGGCACGATGATCTACATCCTGGGCGAGCAGGATTCGAAGGTGGTCGCTGCCAGCTTCAATCCCCAGACGGGTGAGATCGTACCGCAGCAGACCGTCAGTACCGTAACCCCCCATTTCCGTGGCAGCACGCTGGCGGCGGGCATCCTGCTCTCGCCCAATGGCAAATACCTGTATGTGTCGAACCGGCTGGGCGATTCGCTGGCCAGCTTCCATGTGAATGACGACGGCACGCTGAACCTGGTGGAAGAAATCTGGATGCATGCCGATTACGGGCGCGCGATGATGTTCGACCCCAGCGGCAACTTCCTGTTCTGCGCCAACCAGCGCAGCGATTCCGTCACATCCTTCAAGGTCAATGCCCAGACCGGGGTGCTGGACTTCACATGGAACTTCACCCCCGTGGGCAGCCCGACCACATTCGCGTTCATGAGCACGGTCTGA